One window from the genome of Leptospirillum ferriphilum encodes:
- a CDS encoding YCF48-related protein, with product MFVGAGKQMICPAIPPFPPLRALFLVGSLFSLFLFQGCSEKTASRIPVLSLPPSSGFRIVQPLPPAPSGNQDSNSKKSEYIGLLFSIARPDPGHVIAVGAQSIIWRIDEASGKWKKVPSPVKSEFYRVIFPDPRHGWIAGDSGTLLFSQDEGMSWSVVPTPVHDRFLEDIDFPDPLHGFIVGERGTFLKTRDGGHSWSKISLPTTQNLYAVHFLDRREGWVAGWHQTLFSTHDGGRTWSPVTLAVPRVTRQKPSFNAIWGNQKDLLVAGDHGLVYFSSDKGESFQRISLPVETDLYGVCQTGSGTIILVGEKGALWSLDKKGKKIRSVLPSFPEADFLGVSCGALHFRAAGSPDVILLPG from the coding sequence ATGTTCGTTGGAGCCGGCAAACAGATGATCTGTCCGGCGATACCCCCTTTTCCGCCCCTCAGGGCCTTGTTTCTTGTCGGAAGCCTTTTCAGTCTTTTCTTGTTTCAGGGGTGTTCGGAAAAAACCGCCTCCCGCATCCCTGTCTTGTCCCTGCCTCCCTCTTCGGGGTTCCGCATTGTCCAGCCCTTGCCCCCTGCACCTTCTGGGAACCAGGATTCCAATTCAAAAAAATCGGAATACATCGGTCTTCTTTTTTCCATCGCCCGTCCGGATCCGGGGCATGTCATTGCCGTCGGAGCCCAGTCCATTATCTGGCGGATCGATGAGGCGTCCGGCAAGTGGAAAAAAGTTCCTTCCCCGGTCAAATCCGAATTCTATCGGGTGATTTTTCCGGACCCCCGGCATGGATGGATTGCAGGGGATTCGGGAACCCTTCTTTTTTCTCAGGATGAAGGAATGTCCTGGTCCGTGGTCCCAACGCCGGTGCACGACAGATTTCTGGAGGATATTGATTTTCCGGATCCCTTGCATGGTTTCATTGTCGGGGAACGGGGAACCTTTCTGAAAACCCGGGACGGAGGCCATTCATGGTCCAAAATATCCCTTCCAACAACCCAGAATCTCTATGCCGTCCATTTTCTTGATCGCCGGGAAGGGTGGGTTGCGGGTTGGCACCAGACTCTGTTTTCGACGCACGATGGAGGACGGACCTGGTCTCCCGTTACTCTGGCCGTTCCGCGTGTCACCCGGCAAAAACCATCCTTCAATGCCATCTGGGGCAACCAAAAAGATCTGCTTGTCGCGGGAGATCATGGTCTGGTCTATTTTTCCTCTGACAAGGGGGAGTCTTTTCAGAGGATTTCTCTTCCGGTCGAGACCGATTTGTATGGGGTTTGTCAGACGGGAAGCGGAACAATCATCCTCGTCGGGGAAAAAGGTGCGCTCTGGAGTCTGGACAAAAAGGGGAAAAAGATTCGATCCGTTTTGCCTTCTTTTCCCGAAGCCGACTTTCTGGGAGTTTCCTGCGGTGCCCTCCATTTTCGTGCGGCAGGTTCGCCAGATGTCATCCTTTTGCCTGGTTAG
- a CDS encoding Fur family transcriptional regulator has product MSSFQDPSDETSLANRFRDSGIQVTPQRLMIAGTLFQSGKHISAEELYLLVREKNPRIGLATIYRTLHILKEKGLVEEHRFNDEFSRYEVKNSTHHDHLICIECGTVVEFGQPVIEHLQDLAAEEKNFTIVSHKLEIYGICKDCRDRKASRKR; this is encoded by the coding sequence ATGTCTTCCTTTCAGGACCCATCAGACGAAACCAGCCTGGCAAACAGGTTCCGGGATTCCGGTATCCAGGTCACCCCCCAGAGGTTGATGATCGCCGGCACTCTGTTTCAGAGCGGAAAACATATCAGTGCGGAAGAGCTTTACCTTCTGGTCAGAGAAAAAAATCCCCGAATCGGGTTGGCCACAATCTACCGGACTCTCCATATTCTGAAAGAAAAAGGTCTCGTTGAAGAGCACCGGTTCAACGATGAATTCAGCCGCTATGAAGTCAAAAACTCTACCCACCATGATCATCTCATTTGCATTGAATGCGGGACGGTTGTTGAATTCGGACAACCTGTGATCGAGCATTTGCAGGATCTGGCCGCCGAAGAAAAAAACTTCACCATCGTCTCCCATAAACTGGAGATTTACGGCATATGCAAAGACTGCCGCGACCGGAAGGCCTCAAGGAAGCGATAG